One Parasteatoda tepidariorum isolate YZ-2023 chromosome 1, CAS_Ptep_4.0, whole genome shotgun sequence genomic window, attcattttaaaaataaaacaaaatattttgtttttatcagaaaaattatgaataacacTAAAACCATAGAAAAGTTATGTAAAAGATGAATTGCAtaccagtgtatatatatattaataaaaaaattaaaaattgccatttcaGTTGccctgttaaatttttttaaattattatacgtaatctaaataagaaaaattatgcattgattaaaattaattataaaaggcTTTCATTGTAAAGTATGTATAAATGTTAGGGaagtatgatttaaaaatttaactaaatatttttataagaaaaaataaaatataagtaaagtATTAACAATTCTTAAAGTAAAGCATTCTCACAATAGCCCGTTGAGTGCCTGAAAGTCATGAAGGTTAAGCTAGCACAATTTACTGATCAACAGTCATAATAGTGACAATGTGGTTAGCATTGCGTACCGCCCGCCTTTACTTCATGGACAAGCTGACCCATCAATCTTAACCTGaattaataattcttctttGTACTAATAGAAGAcgcacattttcttttaaattaatttgttttttagtaacaatttacataattatttaactcatatataaaattgctaattttttattcacacatattctgcattttaaaaatcagatactaaatgtgtagtgtattatgagattttttcaaatcatttcagTTAATAGTTTCaactttaatttagttttaaaaaaattgttatgtatttttcagcatgtttctttattattttatttgtttaataataattttaaaaccaccCAGTATTAATAGCTAACTGTTTATACATAGATTTCCTAAAGAtgagataaaacaaaaagtatggGAAGTAGACGTCCACAGAGAAGAATTCATAGCATCCAATAATAGTGTGTTATGTTCTAAGCATTTTACTGCGGATTCATTTGATGGACAAAATTCTTATCTCTTATGAccttttgacaaaaataattaatacatataatcattttcaattgtttctttatattttatatactttcaaaTGTATCTTCgattcaaaaaatcattatttttatttcattgtttggtAAAATCATGCCTAACTAATATGTTATTAGCTTTTTATGATTAAGCAATTAAAAGCATATAATTAAATGTAGCGCACAtgttataatgtatttttattagaaaacttatttcttacaATCACGAATTAAATTGGGaaagcattcaaaataaaataaaaaaaagagaaaaatctttatgtactcttaaaaatattcctgtACGATGCGATCGCCAGCTATGAATTTTTCGCCAAAAAGGTAACCCCCATCTTTGAACAAGTTTTCCGAGCCCAAACAATAGACTGGCTCTCTCTACCCTAATATCTCCTCTAAGGCAGCGGTTCTTAACCTATGGGTCgcgacccaaaattgggtcgcgaagcatatttcttgggtcgcgctgagtcgaaccaaaaaagttagtaatacaccaaataataagtaataccaacacctcctagaagaagtcATTGTGGCTTACTCAGCCTAGGCTTAATGAGGTACCTGGGTAACTCCATACCCTTAATCCTCGTTCAGAATAATTAAAACGGTTCATAATAACGAAGGACGGAACAGCGGCTGCTGAAGAGCTTTCTCCGACAGCCGAAAACGGGCGTGGCTTATTGCCATTGCGAAGCGCATTTTAGTAACAAATTTTGTCTTATTATTAATAGTGGAGTGATCAAGCTGCAGTGCgtattgtaaaattgtaatcACCCTAATAATGGCAAAACGTGAATACAAGGaatcatttttagaattagGTTTTACTTGCATTTATGATCGAGGAGTGAACAAGGCGCAATGCGTGTTGTGCAGtgaaatattaagtaatgaATCAATGAAACCGAACAAgcttaaaagacattttgatgcaaaacataaaaatttttcctttgagGAAAAAGATCGtacttttttcgaaagaaaagaaGCCCATTTAAAAAGACAGCGTTTGGATGCACCAAGTAGTagtgattttataaattctgcCAAACAAGCTACACTTGCTTCTTTTCATGTGGCTTGGCATATTGCAAGACAAAAGAAACCCCATAATATtgctgaaaaagttttaaaacctgCTGCCATTGACATGGCACGTATCATGTGCGGAGATGAAAGTTCaaagaaattacaaaagatACCATTATCAAATGATACAATTCGTTTACGAATTAATGACATGTCATTTGATATTAAGAATCAACTTATTTCTGCTATAAAAATTGCTGGTTTATTTAGTATTCAACTGGATGAAACGACAGATGTAAGTAAAGATGCTCAACTCATGGTTTACGTGCGGTATCCAGGTTTAACAGATATATAGGAggacattttattttgcaaaccaATGTCAACAACAACTAGAGgtgaagatatttttcttatggtcgattcgttttttaaagaagaaggGTTAAATTGGAATCAGTGTTTCAGTATTTGCACTGACGGTGCAGCTGCCATGACAGCATCTCAAAAGGGATTTTCGACAAGAGCAATACAAATGAATTCACAAATTATATCGATTCATTGTTTGTTACATAGACAAAATCTTGCCTCAAAAAAATTGTCACCCGAATTATGTATCGTTTTGGATGAAATTGTTGCGGTAGtcaattttatcaaatcaaGAGCTCTTAACTGTAGAATTTTCCGCGAACTGTGCTTCGAATCTGGTGCAGAATAcgaacatttattatattattctgaAGTTAGATGGCTGTCCCGGGGCAAAGTTGTTCAAAGAGTATTATCATTACGgacagaagtcgaattatttttgagagaaaagaaACACCCATTAGCATCTAAATTCTCCGAGTTGAAGTGGATTACTCAAGTTGCTTATTtgtcagatattttatttgaaataaataatctaaatacgTCTATGCAAGGACGTAATCATACTATTATtgaattaactgaaaaaattacatgttttaaaaataaactcaaattatGGAGAAATAAGGTTGAAGTAAAGAAACTTGCTTCATTCCCGACTCTTAATTTACTTGTTGAAGACAATAATATTGATATCACAGATTttgaaatacagaaaattattattaatcatttagaAAAACTAATAGCAGACTTTGATCGATATTTCCCTGCAGACgatgttttcaaatataattggGTTCGAATgccatttaattttgatgtaagtGATTTGCATGAggaatttgttaatattaatcaatttcaagaaCAATTAATAGAAATACAAAGTGACCAAGCACTTCGATACAATTTCTACAAAAACACTGAATCTTTATGTGCTTtctggttaaaattaaaaaccgaAAAGCCAATAATTGTTAAAGAAGCCCTAAAAGTATTATTGCCCTTTTCAACAACATATATGTGTGAGGCTGGTTTTTCGGCTCTGTGTGTAATCAAAAACAATTACCGGAACAAGTTAAATCCTGAAATAGATATAAGGTGCTCCTTGACAAGCATTCAACCGAGGTTTGAAGatctttcaaaatgtattcAAGCACAAGGTTCTCATTAAAACTGTATgacttgcatttaaaatttaaaagacttaacatatgtattgatatttcttttttttttggaataagttaaaatgtcaattattttcaaaaagttataaatatattttaatttggtcaataaaaattattaaaaacacttgattattaattaaattttccttggaTCGAAAAGTacttttgtttatctttattattaaaaaaataaataaaaaatttgtaagttaaaaaaaatcatcatcgTAGGATcgaagatttttcaaaattacgatttaaaataaagcaatgaaaaaattttgacatttttttgggtcgcgacatgaacatatttctcaaatttgggtcgcggtttaaaaaggttaagaaccaCTGCTCTAAGGTACTAATTGAGAGGTGGAGATAGCTGTTATCATAAATCACTATAACAGAGGAGTTGTGAGTTTTAAGAGATTATATTACATTAGTAGTTAAAATGTACAGATAGCAAAAGCTTTTGGTGaggggaaaaattattttaacattttattttattttatttatttatttattttaatttttttttcatttgctaaTACCAAATCAAACATTTCGTTGCTTTCattgctgtttaatttttattattattatttttttttaaattgaagttctTCAtggtaaaattagaaaaatNtgggggggggggatatattatcgaaaactacttttaagtttgtttcttttaattaaatatttgtttattttgaataaactttgaaatatctCTATTAATAATGTTCCGCATTTCATTATGAGTACTGCAAATTAGATATTTTGATAACGttcattaattgaattttactttGCGAACTTAATTGGAAAAGATTTTAACTTAGTTTagattttgacttattttatttctttcaaattgccAGAAGGTACACCTTACTCATTTTTAAAGCtcactaattttgaaatattaaaattttactttgcaaacattattttaataatttttcttttcttcaaattattttaaaaattttcaagcaaagaaggaaatgaaaaaaaaaataataataataacaataaataaataaataaagagaaaataaattaaattctgttttattttccttcatgTTTTAagcatttcctttaaattatcgCATCtgatatttatacaaaaataaaatttgaaaaaaatattgaacagaaTACAAAAGAcacttattgaattttttaaaaaataactagcgcattcaaaaatcttttt contains:
- the LOC139426657 gene encoding zinc finger BED domain-containing protein 5-like, whose translation is MAKREYKESFLELGFTCIYDRGVNKAQCVLCSEILSNESMKPNKLKRHFDAKHKNFSFEEKDRTFFERKEAHLKRQRLDAPSSSDFINSAKQATLASFHVAWHIARQKKPHNIAEKVLKPAAIDMARIMCGDESSKKLQKIPLSNDTIRLRINDMSFDIKNQLISAIKIAGLFSIQLDETTDVSKDAQLMVYVRYPGLTDI
- the LOC122273043 gene encoding SCAN domain-containing protein 3; its protein translation is MSTTTRGEDIFLMVDSFFKEEGLNWNQCFSICTDGAAAMTASQKGFSTRAIQMNSQIISIHCLLHRQNLASKKLSPELCIVLDEIVAVVNFIKSRALNCRIFRELCFESGAEYEHLLYYSEVRWLSRGKVVQRVLSLRTEVELFLREKKHPLASKFSELKWITQVAYLSDILFEINNLNTSMQGRNHTIIELTEKITCFKNKLKLWRNKVEVKKLASFPTLNLLVEDNNIDITDFEIQKIIINHLEKLIADFDRYFPADDVFKYNWVRMPFNFDVSDLHEEFVNINQFQEQLIEIQSDQALRYNFYKNTESLCAFWLKLKTEKPIIVKEALKVLLPFSTTYMCEAGFSALCVIKNNYRNKLNPEIDIRCSLTSIQPRFEDLSKCIQAQGSH